One genomic region from Candidatus Nomurabacteria bacterium encodes:
- a CDS encoding NUDIX domain-containing protein: MSKYPDVPLITWSDKVVGEAQLSVIRELELPARVARVFMLNDDGEILLQKRSGSVNNPGLIDCSADGWVDTTDLSEEGEVGDYLVAARRETQEELGIEVGEKLQVIGHYLLRGAVEIPEWTKLYIAPYDEKTDGEVKPNDEVQEVTWMCPNDVIELSEQQPEVFEPGARLAIQKLNNFLESQNFKINNYN, from the coding sequence ATGAGTAAATACCCAGATGTGCCTCTTATTACTTGGAGCGATAAAGTTGTTGGAGAGGCACAACTGAGTGTTATTAGAGAACTAGAACTGCCAGCACGAGTTGCCAGAGTATTCATGCTTAATGACGATGGTGAGATACTGTTACAAAAGCGTAGCGGAAGTGTGAATAATCCTGGGTTAATTGATTGTAGTGCGGATGGCTGGGTTGATACAACTGATTTATCAGAAGAAGGCGAAGTTGGTGACTATTTGGTTGCCGCAAGACGTGAAACACAAGAAGAGCTCGGTATTGAGGTAGGTGAAAAATTGCAGGTTATTGGCCATTATCTATTGAGGGGTGCTGTTGAAATTCCTGAGTGGACAAAGCTTTATATTGCTCCATACGATGAAAAAACAGACGGTGAGGTTAAGCCAAATGATGAAGTTCAAGAAGTTACCTGGATGTGCCCCAACGATGTTATAGAATTGAGCGAGCAACAACCGGAAGTTTTTGAACCAGGCGCTCGTTTAGCTATTCAGAAACTCAACAATTTTTTGGAAAGCCAGAATTTTAAGATCAATAATTACAATTGA
- the tgt gene encoding tRNA guanosine(34) transglycosylase Tgt has protein sequence MKPTTTNRVFKVTNTINGIRSGVLSTRAGDILTPTFMPDGTRGAVKSLTPEMVQSTGVQAVLANTYHLHLQPGEDTIERLGGLHSFTNQSLPLLTDSGGFQVFSLAHINKITEEGVTFKDPKTGDTIFLSPEKSIQIQLKLGADMMVVFDDVTALDDKGRDRTLEAFERTHRWLERNIAEFKKLTKDMSPQEKPLLFGVVQGGLNKDLRKKSLELIQASEVDGIAIGGLSVGESREEMHSMISYLSTLYDNSPRPRFLLGVGDPIDVRYGIEHGIDMFDCVLPTRNARHATVWVTGDQRIHLTNKKFNNDDSVVDDACDCYTCKQGFSKGFLRHQFKSGEPLAGTLASIHNIRYLQRICEEYRVIRGINKQNLYKCP, from the coding sequence ATGAAACCCACCACAACAAACAGAGTATTTAAAGTAACAAATACCATAAATGGTATAAGATCTGGTGTTTTATCTACCCGCGCTGGAGATATTCTTACGCCAACTTTTATGCCAGACGGAACTCGTGGTGCAGTTAAAAGTTTAACTCCAGAAATGGTACAGTCTACAGGGGTGCAAGCCGTTCTAGCCAATACGTACCATCTTCATTTACAGCCTGGTGAGGACACCATTGAGCGCCTGGGGGGCTTGCATAGTTTTACAAATCAATCACTACCACTACTTACTGATTCTGGTGGGTTTCAGGTTTTTTCTTTGGCTCATATAAACAAGATTACAGAGGAAGGCGTAACTTTCAAAGATCCCAAAACGGGAGATACAATATTTTTGTCGCCAGAAAAGTCTATTCAAATACAGCTTAAATTAGGGGCTGATATGATGGTGGTGTTTGATGATGTTACCGCTCTTGATGATAAGGGCAGAGATAGAACTCTAGAAGCTTTTGAACGTACTCATCGGTGGTTAGAAAGAAATATTGCTGAATTCAAGAAACTTACTAAAGATATGAGTCCTCAAGAAAAGCCTTTGTTGTTCGGTGTTGTTCAGGGTGGATTAAATAAAGATTTGCGCAAGAAAAGCCTGGAGCTAATTCAAGCAAGTGAAGTTGACGGAATAGCCATAGGTGGTTTATCGGTAGGGGAGTCGCGCGAAGAGATGCATAGTATGATTTCATACCTATCAACTCTATACGACAACTCACCTAGGCCAAGATTCTTACTGGGTGTAGGCGATCCTATTGATGTTAGGTATGGTATTGAGCATGGAATTGATATGTTTGATTGTGTGTTGCCAACCAGAAATGCTCGTCATGCAACTGTTTGGGTTACGGGCGATCAGCGTATTCATTTAACAAATAAAAAATTCAATAATGATGATTCAGTCGTTGATGATGCTTGCGATTGTTACACTTGTAAACAAGGGTTTAGTAAGGGCTTTTTACGACATCAATTTAAATCTGGTGAGCCTTTAGCCGGTACCTTAGCGTCAATCCATAATATTCGTTATCTCCAGCGTATTTGTGAAGAATACCGGGTTATTAGAGGAATTAATAAACAAAACTTGTATAAATGCCCATAG
- a CDS encoding glycosyltransferase family 2 protein has translation MKNIEIPLQSEKKPHYIFFEKLPGIITWSIIILPFVLSIFMAHLVALLIIAFFLIWFVRAIGLNVRVIQGWKTMKVHEKLNWPKMLAQIEDPTKDYQPTKDLPKWHFNNLLRIREKRAVDPKDIYHAIIIATYNESRDVLEPTIKSVLSSHYDMDKVIFVLAYEERGGETVEEQANALVTEYQSEFAHAMAVKHPDGLPNEVVGKGGNITYAGRELQKYLKKEGIDPINVIVTTLDSDNRPHVNYLPALTYTYAVSPEPQYISYQPIPIFTNNIWDVPAPMRVVATGNSFWNIILSLRPHALRNFASHAQNMQALIDTDFWSVRTIVEDGHQFWRTYFRYDGKHEVYPIFLPIYQDAVLDKNYRRTLKAQFIQMRRWAYGASDIAYVAEKAWFTPNNIPKADKLMKFLRLLEGHISWSTAPLVLTFAAFIPAWFNPNDFASNQLPVLASRIQTIAMAGIFITFFLGMRALPPRPKRYKKRRNLWMMIQWVYLPLTSIVYSSFAAIYSQTRLLFGRYLDKFDVTEKAVKTDSGKTVIGHSSGK, from the coding sequence ATGAAGAACATTGAAATACCTCTACAGTCAGAGAAAAAGCCTCATTATATTTTTTTTGAGAAACTACCCGGAATAATAACTTGGTCAATTATCATTTTGCCGTTTGTATTGAGTATTTTTATGGCTCATCTAGTAGCGTTGCTGATAATTGCATTTTTCTTGATTTGGTTTGTTCGAGCGATAGGCTTGAATGTTAGGGTAATTCAGGGATGGAAGACAATGAAGGTTCATGAAAAGCTTAATTGGCCGAAAATGCTAGCCCAGATTGAAGACCCAACCAAGGACTACCAACCAACAAAAGACTTACCAAAGTGGCACTTTAATAATTTATTGCGCATTAGAGAGAAGAGAGCTGTTGATCCAAAAGATATTTATCATGCCATAATTATCGCAACATATAACGAAAGTCGGGACGTTCTTGAGCCTACAATTAAGTCAGTTTTATCATCTCATTATGATATGGATAAGGTTATTTTTGTTTTGGCTTACGAAGAAAGGGGTGGGGAAACGGTAGAAGAGCAAGCTAACGCTTTGGTTACTGAGTATCAAAGTGAATTTGCTCACGCCATGGCAGTAAAACATCCTGATGGATTACCTAATGAAGTCGTAGGCAAAGGGGGGAACATTACATATGCCGGGCGCGAGCTACAAAAATATCTAAAGAAGGAGGGGATTGACCCCATAAACGTCATTGTTACTACCCTAGATTCCGATAATCGTCCTCATGTTAATTATCTACCAGCACTAACTTATACCTATGCAGTCTCGCCAGAGCCACAATATATTTCATATCAACCGATACCGATCTTTACGAATAATATTTGGGATGTACCAGCCCCTATGCGAGTTGTAGCAACGGGTAACTCTTTTTGGAATATTATTCTTTCTCTTAGACCCCACGCTTTACGTAACTTTGCTTCTCATGCACAGAATATGCAAGCCCTTATAGACACCGATTTTTGGAGCGTTCGTACAATTGTTGAGGATGGTCACCAATTTTGGCGGACATATTTTCGATACGATGGTAAGCACGAGGTTTACCCAATATTTTTGCCAATTTATCAGGATGCAGTTTTGGATAAGAATTATCGACGTACCTTAAAGGCCCAGTTTATCCAGATGCGACGTTGGGCATATGGTGCATCAGATATTGCATATGTTGCCGAAAAAGCTTGGTTCACTCCAAACAACATCCCTAAAGCAGATAAACTTATGAAGTTTTTGCGATTATTAGAGGGTCATATTAGCTGGTCAACCGCGCCCCTAGTTTTAACTTTTGCGGCGTTTATACCAGCTTGGTTTAATCCAAATGATTTTGCCTCAAATCAACTTCCAGTACTAGCAAGTCGTATTCAAACAATTGCTATGGCAGGAATCTTTATAACATTCTTTCTTGGCATGCGAGCCTTACCACCACGACCAAAGAGATATAAAAAACGTCGAAACTTATGGATGATGATTCAATGGGTGTACCTACCTCTAACCAGTATTGTATATAGTTCGTTCGCCGCAATTTATTCTCAGACACGATTATTGTTTGGGCGATATTTAGACAAGTTTGATGTGACCGAAAAAGCAGTCAAAACAGACTCCGGTAAAACGGTTATTGGACATTCGTCAGGCAAGTAA
- a CDS encoding RNA-binding protein, which translates to MASKLYVGGLPYSTTTQELQDLFATHGTVSYANVITDRDTGRSKGFGFVEFESADEAKEAIKALDGSELGGRKIVVNEARPREDRPRNDRSRPGNGDFNQSSSFRQR; encoded by the coding sequence ATGGCTAGTAAGTTATATGTTGGTGGTTTGCCGTACTCTACAACTACACAAGAATTGCAAGATTTATTTGCAACACACGGTACGGTATCATATGCCAACGTAATTACCGATAGAGATACTGGTCGCTCAAAAGGTTTTGGTTTTGTTGAATTTGAATCAGCAGACGAAGCAAAGGAAGCGATTAAGGCTTTAGATGGTAGTGAACTTGGAGGACGCAAGATTGTGGTAAATGAGGCTCGTCCACGTGAGGATCGTCCTCGCAATGATCGATCTCGCCCTGGTAATGGGGACTTCAATCAGAGCTCTTCTTTTAGACAACGATAG
- a CDS encoding peptidylprolyl isomerase → MKKISKKFRRPRLKKKAGSLATSEIPKITNDTVAEHREEVLSSARKYIYPLQHSKHKIVILTITIVLVTFVVFFTYCITALYRFHSTSTFIYKATQVIPFPIARQGDKFIAYENYLFELRRYQHYYENQQKLDFNSDYGKQQLIVAKNRSLTKVINDAYIKQIAKEKKITVSDQEVQDQITLLRNQERLGSSKDVLDDVLKEYFGWDEADFKRYVHGNLLQQKVLASLDVDTQGRANSALAEINNGKDFAEVAKTYSDEVTTKDKGGEYGFLIEKSNRDISPQTIDAIFKLQPGQVSGIVNTGNSLEIYKLIELQDGDKAKVAHIVFNFKDINQYLNDRKDQTKTRAYISLPEPQTDQQASPSDN, encoded by the coding sequence ATGAAGAAGATCTCGAAGAAGTTTAGGCGACCAAGACTAAAGAAGAAGGCAGGTTCTTTGGCGACTTCGGAAATCCCTAAGATTACAAATGATACTGTCGCTGAACATCGAGAGGAAGTGTTATCAAGTGCACGTAAATATATATATCCTTTGCAACATTCAAAGCATAAGATTGTAATACTTACGATTACTATTGTATTAGTTACGTTTGTCGTATTTTTTACGTACTGTATAACGGCGTTGTATCGTTTCCACTCAACCTCGACATTTATTTATAAAGCTACTCAAGTAATTCCGTTTCCTATTGCAAGGCAAGGCGATAAGTTTATAGCTTATGAGAATTATCTTTTTGAGTTAAGGAGGTATCAGCATTATTACGAAAACCAGCAAAAACTAGATTTTAATAGTGACTACGGCAAGCAACAACTGATAGTTGCAAAAAACCGCTCATTAACTAAAGTAATCAACGATGCGTATATTAAACAGATTGCAAAAGAAAAGAAGATTACAGTTAGTGACCAAGAAGTTCAGGATCAGATTACTTTATTACGCAACCAGGAACGTCTTGGTAGCAGCAAGGATGTTTTAGATGATGTCTTGAAGGAATATTTCGGGTGGGATGAGGCTGACTTTAAACGGTATGTTCATGGTAATTTACTACAACAAAAAGTCCTCGCGTCACTTGACGTAGATACTCAAGGGCGAGCAAATTCAGCCTTGGCAGAAATCAACAATGGAAAGGATTTTGCAGAGGTTGCGAAAACTTATTCCGATGAAGTAACAACAAAAGACAAGGGTGGAGAATATGGATTCTTAATCGAGAAATCTAACAGAGATATTTCTCCACAAACTATCGATGCTATCTTTAAACTACAACCAGGTCAGGTTTCAGGAATAGTTAATACGGGCAATTCACTTGAAATCTATAAGTTGATCGAGCTTCAGGATGGCGATAAAGCAAAGGTTGCTCACATTGTGTTTAACTTCAAAGATATTAATCAATATCTTAACGATAGGAAGGACCAAACTAAAACAAGAGCTTACATTAGCTTGCCAGAACCCCAGACAGACCAACAAGCATCTCCATCGGATAACTAG